From a single Sander vitreus isolate 19-12246 chromosome 4, sanVit1, whole genome shotgun sequence genomic region:
- the rdh20 gene encoding LOW QUALITY PROTEIN: retinol dehydrogenase 10-A (The sequence of the model RefSeq protein was modified relative to this genomic sequence to represent the inferred CDS: inserted 1 base in 1 codon; substituted 1 base at 1 genomic stop codon): MIFLMDLQMMRLDVIYXILRNSVRVVLHPRTKPIDGELVLITGSGGGLVRLFAQEFTKHGAEVVLWDINGTFNEQTAKLVREMGGKAHTXTVDVTNKEDVYRNAELVRKDLGRDVTMLVNNAGVVAGERMLDCPDELIERTMKVNCHALFWTVKAFLPQMKAQNHGHIITIASILGLFSTACVEGYCASKFAAVGFHESLAHELLTEEFEGVKTTLVCPYIVDTGMFEGCKIREEVELLLPPLEPQYCVEQAMNGILIDQPLVCIPRLTYLPFLCRVLLPWESNVVTYRFMGSDMYPFIDTRKKQMSNTPVTVA; this comes from the exons ATGATTTTTCTAATGGACCTCCAGATGATGCGGCTGGATGTGATTT TCATCCTGCGCAACTCTGTACGGGTTGTCCTGCACCCGCGCACCAAGCCAATTGATGGCGAGCTGGTGCTGATCACCGGATCAGGTGGCGGCCTGGTTCGTCTCTTTGCTCAGGAGTTCACCAAGCATGGGGCAGAGGTGGTGCTGTGGGACATCAATGGCACTTTCAACGAGCAGACAGCCAAGCTGGTGCGTGAGATGGGGGGTAAGGCGCACACCTAAACGGTGGATGTGACCAACAAGGAGGATGTGTATCGCAATGCAGAGCTTGTGCGAAAGGACCTGGGCCGGGACGTTACAATGCTGGTGAACAACGCTGGAGTGGTGGCTGGGGAGCGCATGTTAGACTGTCCCGATGAACTGATAGAGAGGACCATGAAAGTCAACTGCCATGCCCTCTTCTGG ACAGTGAAGGCCTTCCTCCCTCAGATGAAGGCCCAGAATCATGGACACATTATCACCATCGCCAGCATCCTTGGTCTCTTCAGCACAGCTTGTGTCGAG GGTTACTGTGCCAGTAAGTTTGCTGCAGTCGGCTTCCACGAGTCTCTGGCCCATGAGCTGCTGACTGAGGAGTTTGAAGGAGTGAAGACTACTCTTGTGTGCCCCTATATCGTGGACACAGGCATGTTTGAAGGCTGCAAGATACG GGAGGAAGTGGAACTGCTCCTACCCCCTCTGGAGCCCCAGTACTGTGTTGAGCAGGCCATGAATGGCATCCTGATAGACCAACCATTAGTGTGCATCCCTCGCCTCACATACCTGCCTTTTCTTTGCAGAGT ATTGTTGCCATGGGAATCCAATGTGGTTACGTATCGTTTCATGGGGTCCGACATGTACCCCTTCATTGACACCAGGAAGAAACAAATGTCTAATACCCCCGTTACGGTTGCATAA
- the stau1 gene encoding double-stranded RNA-binding protein Staufen homolog 1 isoform X2, producing MSQLQFQCPASPMPAASAPLQLGQPQPGYSIPCASGTLPSESASQPIRSSALPAGSATPYNTTSVSNMANPKEKTPMCLVNEMARFNKIQPEYKLLCEQGPAHSKIFSVRLTLGDQHWEAEGTSIKKAQHSAAASALAETTLPKPTVRTPRNTGKNPDGMTHTMELNALCMKLGKKPMYKPIDPYPGMRPPNFNYNVRAPGPYQRSMQQYYYPFPPVGPMLYHMELSIGGQQFIGKGRTRQLAKHEAAAKALKVLHKEPILQQLPVMNGEPEEENLNKSEISQVFEIALKRNLPVNFEVLKEEGPPHMKSFVVRVAVGEFTGEGEGKSKKIAKKLAAAAVLGELKRLPHIPSVEKTLPRIKKKTKSIIKLQTSPEYGQGMNPISRLAQIQQAKKEKEPEYSMVTERGLPRRREFVMQVTVYGQTAEGMGPSKKVAKRNAAERMLELLGYKVPQPQPPKPALKTDEKTPLKKPGDGRKVTFFEPGSVEEVALSSKEEDFRLPYLSHQQLPAGILPMVPEVAQAVGVCQASQAKDYSRTVPNPGKAPITAMIANELLYAGTSPTAETILKNKNNLNQLPHGPLTRPSEQLSFLASVQNLQVEYKDFPKNNKNEFVSLINCSSHPPLISHGIGKDVESCHDMAALNILKLLSELDQQLSERTGNGPISRCGKQEIDGDLHLKQANSSTLTQTLDGTV from the exons ATGTCCCAGCTCCAGTTTCAGTGTCCGGCTAGCCCCATGCCTGCTGCCTCTGCCCCACTGCAGCTGGGACAACCACAGCCTGGCTACAGCATCCCCTGTGCTTCAGGCACCCTACCCTCGGAGAGCGCCAGCCAGCCCATCAGGAGCTCCGCTCTCCCCGCGGGCTCAGCCACTCCCTACAATACCACCtcag TATCTAACATGGCAAACCCTAAAGAGAAGACCCCCATGTGTTTGGTGAATGAGATGGCCCGTTTTAACAAGATTCAACCTGAGTATAAGCTGCTGTGTGAGCAAGGACCAGCTCACTCCAAG ATTTTCTCAGTTAGGCTCACACTGGGAGATCAGCACTGGGAGGCAGAGGGGACCAGCATCAAGAAAGCCCAGCATTCCGCTGCTGCATCGGCCCTTGCTGAGACAACACTTCCCAAGCCCACCGTGAGGACACCCCGCAACACAGGCAAGAACCCAG ATGGCATGACACATACCATGGAGTTAAATGCACTATGTATGAAGCTTGGTAAAAAGCCTATGTATAAACCGATCGACCCATACCCTGGGATGAGACCACCAAACTTCAATTACAACGTCCGAGCTCCAGGACCTTACCAGCGTTCTATGCAACA GTACTATTACCCATTTCCTCCAGTGGGACCAATGTTATACCACATGGAGCTTTCCATCGGAGGCCAGCAGTTTATTGGGAAGGGACGCACACGGCAGTTGGCCAAACATGAGGCTGCTGCCAAGGCCCTGAAAGTCCTGCACAAGGAGCCAATATTGCAACAGTTGCCAGTG ATGAATGGAGAACCCGAGGAGGAAAACCTCAACAAATCAGAAATCAGTCAAGTGTTTGAAATTGCACTGAAACGCAACTTACCTGTCAACTTTGAG GTTTTAAAAGAAGAAGGCCCTCCCCATATGAAGAGTTTTGTCGTGCGTGTTGCAGTTGGGGAGTTTACTGGAGAGGGCGAAGGAAAGAGTAAAAAGATTGCCAAGAagctggcagcagcagcggtgCTGGGGGAGTTGAAGAGGCTACCCCATATACCCAGTGTGGAAAAGACGCTGCCACGCAtcaaaaagaaaaccaaatcCATTATCAAG CTGCAGACCAGCCCAGAATACGGCCAGGGGATGAATCCCATCAGCCGCCTGGCTCAGATCCAGCAGGCCAAGAAGGAGAAGGAACCGGAGTACAGCATGGTGACAGAACGAGGTTTACCTCGGCGCAGAGAGTTCGTCATGCAG GTGACAGTGTACGGCCAGACTGCAGAGGGAATGGGACCTAGTAAGAAGGTGGCCAAGAGGAACGCAGCAGAGAGAATGCTGGAGCTCTTGGGATATAAAGTGCCTCAACCTCAGCCCCCTAAACCGGCACTCAAAACTGATGAAAAG acCCCACTGAAAAAACCTGGTGATGGGCGCAAAGTGACCTTCTTTGAACCTGGCTCTGTAGAGGAGGTGGCATTGA gttCCAAGGAGGAGGACTTCCGCCTGCCTTACTTGAGCCACCAGCAGCTACCTGCAGGTATTCTGCCCATGGTCCCTGAGGTGGCTCAAGCAGTCGGGGTCTGCCAAGCATCCCAGGCCAAGGACTACAGTCGAACTGTACCCAACCCAGGCAAGGCCCCGATCACTGCCATGATTGCCAATGAGCTGCTATACGCAGGGACATCACCGACTGCTGAGACTATCCTAAAGAACAAAAATAATCTGAACCAACTGCCCCACGGACCCCTCACCAGGCCTTCAGAACAGCTGAGCTTTCTTGCATCGGtgcagaacctgcag GTGGAATACAAAGATTTCCCCAAAAACAATAAGAATGAGTTTGTGTCACTAATAAACTGCTCCTCCCACCCACCGCTCATCAGTCATGGGATTGGGAAAGATGTAGAATCCTGTCATGATATg GCTGCATTGAATATACTAAAGTTGCTCTCGGAGTTGGACCAGCAGTTAAGTGAAAGGACAGGGAATGGACCCATCTCCCG GTGTGGCAAGCAGGAAATCGACGGTGACTTGCACCTCAAACAGGCTAACTCAAGCACATTGACACAGACCCTGGATGGCACTGTTTAG
- the stau1 gene encoding double-stranded RNA-binding protein Staufen homolog 1 isoform X3, with product MSQLQFQCPASPMPAASAPLQLGQPQPGYSIPCASGTLPSESASQPIRSSALPAGSATPYNTTSVSNMANPKEKTPMCLVNEMARFNKIQPEYKLLCEQGPAHSKIFSVRLTLGDQHWEAEGTSIKKAQHSAAASALAETTLPKPTVRTPRNTADGMTHTMELNALCMKLGKKPMYKPIDPYPGMRPPNFNYNVRAPGPYQRSMQQYYYPFPPVGPMLYHMELSIGGQQFIGKGRTRQLAKHEAAAKALKVLHKEPILQQLPVMNGEPEEENLNKSEISQVFEIALKRNLPVNFEVLKEEGPPHMKSFVVRVAVGEFTGEGEGKSKKIAKKLAAAAVLGELKRLPHIPSVEKTLPRIKKKTKSIIKLQTSPEYGQGMNPISRLAQIQQAKKEKEPEYSMVTERGLPRRREFVMQVTVYGQTAEGMGPSKKVAKRNAAERMLELLGYKVPQPQPPKPALKTDEKTPLKKPGDGRKVTFFEPGSVEEVALSSKEEDFRLPYLSHQQLPAGILPMVPEVAQAVGVCQASQAKDYSRTVPNPGKAPITAMIANELLYAGTSPTAETILKNKNNLNQLPHGPLTRPSEQLSFLASVQNLQVEYKDFPKNNKNEFVSLINCSSHPPLISHGIGKDVESCHDMAALNILKLLSELDQQLSERTGNGPISRCGKQEIDGDLHLKQANSSTLTQTLDGTV from the exons ATGTCCCAGCTCCAGTTTCAGTGTCCGGCTAGCCCCATGCCTGCTGCCTCTGCCCCACTGCAGCTGGGACAACCACAGCCTGGCTACAGCATCCCCTGTGCTTCAGGCACCCTACCCTCGGAGAGCGCCAGCCAGCCCATCAGGAGCTCCGCTCTCCCCGCGGGCTCAGCCACTCCCTACAATACCACCtcag TATCTAACATGGCAAACCCTAAAGAGAAGACCCCCATGTGTTTGGTGAATGAGATGGCCCGTTTTAACAAGATTCAACCTGAGTATAAGCTGCTGTGTGAGCAAGGACCAGCTCACTCCAAG ATTTTCTCAGTTAGGCTCACACTGGGAGATCAGCACTGGGAGGCAGAGGGGACCAGCATCAAGAAAGCCCAGCATTCCGCTGCTGCATCGGCCCTTGCTGAGACAACACTTCCCAAGCCCACCGTGAGGACACCCCGCAACACAG CAGATGGCATGACACATACCATGGAGTTAAATGCACTATGTATGAAGCTTGGTAAAAAGCCTATGTATAAACCGATCGACCCATACCCTGGGATGAGACCACCAAACTTCAATTACAACGTCCGAGCTCCAGGACCTTACCAGCGTTCTATGCAACA GTACTATTACCCATTTCCTCCAGTGGGACCAATGTTATACCACATGGAGCTTTCCATCGGAGGCCAGCAGTTTATTGGGAAGGGACGCACACGGCAGTTGGCCAAACATGAGGCTGCTGCCAAGGCCCTGAAAGTCCTGCACAAGGAGCCAATATTGCAACAGTTGCCAGTG ATGAATGGAGAACCCGAGGAGGAAAACCTCAACAAATCAGAAATCAGTCAAGTGTTTGAAATTGCACTGAAACGCAACTTACCTGTCAACTTTGAG GTTTTAAAAGAAGAAGGCCCTCCCCATATGAAGAGTTTTGTCGTGCGTGTTGCAGTTGGGGAGTTTACTGGAGAGGGCGAAGGAAAGAGTAAAAAGATTGCCAAGAagctggcagcagcagcggtgCTGGGGGAGTTGAAGAGGCTACCCCATATACCCAGTGTGGAAAAGACGCTGCCACGCAtcaaaaagaaaaccaaatcCATTATCAAG CTGCAGACCAGCCCAGAATACGGCCAGGGGATGAATCCCATCAGCCGCCTGGCTCAGATCCAGCAGGCCAAGAAGGAGAAGGAACCGGAGTACAGCATGGTGACAGAACGAGGTTTACCTCGGCGCAGAGAGTTCGTCATGCAG GTGACAGTGTACGGCCAGACTGCAGAGGGAATGGGACCTAGTAAGAAGGTGGCCAAGAGGAACGCAGCAGAGAGAATGCTGGAGCTCTTGGGATATAAAGTGCCTCAACCTCAGCCCCCTAAACCGGCACTCAAAACTGATGAAAAG acCCCACTGAAAAAACCTGGTGATGGGCGCAAAGTGACCTTCTTTGAACCTGGCTCTGTAGAGGAGGTGGCATTGA gttCCAAGGAGGAGGACTTCCGCCTGCCTTACTTGAGCCACCAGCAGCTACCTGCAGGTATTCTGCCCATGGTCCCTGAGGTGGCTCAAGCAGTCGGGGTCTGCCAAGCATCCCAGGCCAAGGACTACAGTCGAACTGTACCCAACCCAGGCAAGGCCCCGATCACTGCCATGATTGCCAATGAGCTGCTATACGCAGGGACATCACCGACTGCTGAGACTATCCTAAAGAACAAAAATAATCTGAACCAACTGCCCCACGGACCCCTCACCAGGCCTTCAGAACAGCTGAGCTTTCTTGCATCGGtgcagaacctgcag GTGGAATACAAAGATTTCCCCAAAAACAATAAGAATGAGTTTGTGTCACTAATAAACTGCTCCTCCCACCCACCGCTCATCAGTCATGGGATTGGGAAAGATGTAGAATCCTGTCATGATATg GCTGCATTGAATATACTAAAGTTGCTCTCGGAGTTGGACCAGCAGTTAAGTGAAAGGACAGGGAATGGACCCATCTCCCG GTGTGGCAAGCAGGAAATCGACGGTGACTTGCACCTCAAACAGGCTAACTCAAGCACATTGACACAGACCCTGGATGGCACTGTTTAG
- the stau1 gene encoding double-stranded RNA-binding protein Staufen homolog 1 isoform X4, producing MSQLQFQCPASPMPAASAPLQLGQPQPGYSIPCASGTLPSESASQPIRSSALPAGSATPYNTTSVSNMANPKEKTPMCLVNEMARFNKIQPEYKLLCEQGPAHSKIFSVRLTLGDQHWEAEGTSIKKAQHSAAASALAETTLPKPTVRTPRNTDGMTHTMELNALCMKLGKKPMYKPIDPYPGMRPPNFNYNVRAPGPYQRSMQQYYYPFPPVGPMLYHMELSIGGQQFIGKGRTRQLAKHEAAAKALKVLHKEPILQQLPVMNGEPEEENLNKSEISQVFEIALKRNLPVNFEVLKEEGPPHMKSFVVRVAVGEFTGEGEGKSKKIAKKLAAAAVLGELKRLPHIPSVEKTLPRIKKKTKSIIKLQTSPEYGQGMNPISRLAQIQQAKKEKEPEYSMVTERGLPRRREFVMQVTVYGQTAEGMGPSKKVAKRNAAERMLELLGYKVPQPQPPKPALKTDEKTPLKKPGDGRKVTFFEPGSVEEVALSSKEEDFRLPYLSHQQLPAGILPMVPEVAQAVGVCQASQAKDYSRTVPNPGKAPITAMIANELLYAGTSPTAETILKNKNNLNQLPHGPLTRPSEQLSFLASVQNLQVEYKDFPKNNKNEFVSLINCSSHPPLISHGIGKDVESCHDMAALNILKLLSELDQQLSERTGNGPISRCGKQEIDGDLHLKQANSSTLTQTLDGTV from the exons ATGTCCCAGCTCCAGTTTCAGTGTCCGGCTAGCCCCATGCCTGCTGCCTCTGCCCCACTGCAGCTGGGACAACCACAGCCTGGCTACAGCATCCCCTGTGCTTCAGGCACCCTACCCTCGGAGAGCGCCAGCCAGCCCATCAGGAGCTCCGCTCTCCCCGCGGGCTCAGCCACTCCCTACAATACCACCtcag TATCTAACATGGCAAACCCTAAAGAGAAGACCCCCATGTGTTTGGTGAATGAGATGGCCCGTTTTAACAAGATTCAACCTGAGTATAAGCTGCTGTGTGAGCAAGGACCAGCTCACTCCAAG ATTTTCTCAGTTAGGCTCACACTGGGAGATCAGCACTGGGAGGCAGAGGGGACCAGCATCAAGAAAGCCCAGCATTCCGCTGCTGCATCGGCCCTTGCTGAGACAACACTTCCCAAGCCCACCGTGAGGACACCCCGCAACACAG ATGGCATGACACATACCATGGAGTTAAATGCACTATGTATGAAGCTTGGTAAAAAGCCTATGTATAAACCGATCGACCCATACCCTGGGATGAGACCACCAAACTTCAATTACAACGTCCGAGCTCCAGGACCTTACCAGCGTTCTATGCAACA GTACTATTACCCATTTCCTCCAGTGGGACCAATGTTATACCACATGGAGCTTTCCATCGGAGGCCAGCAGTTTATTGGGAAGGGACGCACACGGCAGTTGGCCAAACATGAGGCTGCTGCCAAGGCCCTGAAAGTCCTGCACAAGGAGCCAATATTGCAACAGTTGCCAGTG ATGAATGGAGAACCCGAGGAGGAAAACCTCAACAAATCAGAAATCAGTCAAGTGTTTGAAATTGCACTGAAACGCAACTTACCTGTCAACTTTGAG GTTTTAAAAGAAGAAGGCCCTCCCCATATGAAGAGTTTTGTCGTGCGTGTTGCAGTTGGGGAGTTTACTGGAGAGGGCGAAGGAAAGAGTAAAAAGATTGCCAAGAagctggcagcagcagcggtgCTGGGGGAGTTGAAGAGGCTACCCCATATACCCAGTGTGGAAAAGACGCTGCCACGCAtcaaaaagaaaaccaaatcCATTATCAAG CTGCAGACCAGCCCAGAATACGGCCAGGGGATGAATCCCATCAGCCGCCTGGCTCAGATCCAGCAGGCCAAGAAGGAGAAGGAACCGGAGTACAGCATGGTGACAGAACGAGGTTTACCTCGGCGCAGAGAGTTCGTCATGCAG GTGACAGTGTACGGCCAGACTGCAGAGGGAATGGGACCTAGTAAGAAGGTGGCCAAGAGGAACGCAGCAGAGAGAATGCTGGAGCTCTTGGGATATAAAGTGCCTCAACCTCAGCCCCCTAAACCGGCACTCAAAACTGATGAAAAG acCCCACTGAAAAAACCTGGTGATGGGCGCAAAGTGACCTTCTTTGAACCTGGCTCTGTAGAGGAGGTGGCATTGA gttCCAAGGAGGAGGACTTCCGCCTGCCTTACTTGAGCCACCAGCAGCTACCTGCAGGTATTCTGCCCATGGTCCCTGAGGTGGCTCAAGCAGTCGGGGTCTGCCAAGCATCCCAGGCCAAGGACTACAGTCGAACTGTACCCAACCCAGGCAAGGCCCCGATCACTGCCATGATTGCCAATGAGCTGCTATACGCAGGGACATCACCGACTGCTGAGACTATCCTAAAGAACAAAAATAATCTGAACCAACTGCCCCACGGACCCCTCACCAGGCCTTCAGAACAGCTGAGCTTTCTTGCATCGGtgcagaacctgcag GTGGAATACAAAGATTTCCCCAAAAACAATAAGAATGAGTTTGTGTCACTAATAAACTGCTCCTCCCACCCACCGCTCATCAGTCATGGGATTGGGAAAGATGTAGAATCCTGTCATGATATg GCTGCATTGAATATACTAAAGTTGCTCTCGGAGTTGGACCAGCAGTTAAGTGAAAGGACAGGGAATGGACCCATCTCCCG GTGTGGCAAGCAGGAAATCGACGGTGACTTGCACCTCAAACAGGCTAACTCAAGCACATTGACACAGACCCTGGATGGCACTGTTTAG
- the stau1 gene encoding double-stranded RNA-binding protein Staufen homolog 1 isoform X1, translating to MSQLQFQCPASPMPAASAPLQLGQPQPGYSIPCASGTLPSESASQPIRSSALPAGSATPYNTTSVSNMANPKEKTPMCLVNEMARFNKIQPEYKLLCEQGPAHSKIFSVRLTLGDQHWEAEGTSIKKAQHSAAASALAETTLPKPTVRTPRNTGKNPADGMTHTMELNALCMKLGKKPMYKPIDPYPGMRPPNFNYNVRAPGPYQRSMQQYYYPFPPVGPMLYHMELSIGGQQFIGKGRTRQLAKHEAAAKALKVLHKEPILQQLPVMNGEPEEENLNKSEISQVFEIALKRNLPVNFEVLKEEGPPHMKSFVVRVAVGEFTGEGEGKSKKIAKKLAAAAVLGELKRLPHIPSVEKTLPRIKKKTKSIIKLQTSPEYGQGMNPISRLAQIQQAKKEKEPEYSMVTERGLPRRREFVMQVTVYGQTAEGMGPSKKVAKRNAAERMLELLGYKVPQPQPPKPALKTDEKTPLKKPGDGRKVTFFEPGSVEEVALSSKEEDFRLPYLSHQQLPAGILPMVPEVAQAVGVCQASQAKDYSRTVPNPGKAPITAMIANELLYAGTSPTAETILKNKNNLNQLPHGPLTRPSEQLSFLASVQNLQVEYKDFPKNNKNEFVSLINCSSHPPLISHGIGKDVESCHDMAALNILKLLSELDQQLSERTGNGPISRCGKQEIDGDLHLKQANSSTLTQTLDGTV from the exons ATGTCCCAGCTCCAGTTTCAGTGTCCGGCTAGCCCCATGCCTGCTGCCTCTGCCCCACTGCAGCTGGGACAACCACAGCCTGGCTACAGCATCCCCTGTGCTTCAGGCACCCTACCCTCGGAGAGCGCCAGCCAGCCCATCAGGAGCTCCGCTCTCCCCGCGGGCTCAGCCACTCCCTACAATACCACCtcag TATCTAACATGGCAAACCCTAAAGAGAAGACCCCCATGTGTTTGGTGAATGAGATGGCCCGTTTTAACAAGATTCAACCTGAGTATAAGCTGCTGTGTGAGCAAGGACCAGCTCACTCCAAG ATTTTCTCAGTTAGGCTCACACTGGGAGATCAGCACTGGGAGGCAGAGGGGACCAGCATCAAGAAAGCCCAGCATTCCGCTGCTGCATCGGCCCTTGCTGAGACAACACTTCCCAAGCCCACCGTGAGGACACCCCGCAACACAGGCAAGAACCCAG CAGATGGCATGACACATACCATGGAGTTAAATGCACTATGTATGAAGCTTGGTAAAAAGCCTATGTATAAACCGATCGACCCATACCCTGGGATGAGACCACCAAACTTCAATTACAACGTCCGAGCTCCAGGACCTTACCAGCGTTCTATGCAACA GTACTATTACCCATTTCCTCCAGTGGGACCAATGTTATACCACATGGAGCTTTCCATCGGAGGCCAGCAGTTTATTGGGAAGGGACGCACACGGCAGTTGGCCAAACATGAGGCTGCTGCCAAGGCCCTGAAAGTCCTGCACAAGGAGCCAATATTGCAACAGTTGCCAGTG ATGAATGGAGAACCCGAGGAGGAAAACCTCAACAAATCAGAAATCAGTCAAGTGTTTGAAATTGCACTGAAACGCAACTTACCTGTCAACTTTGAG GTTTTAAAAGAAGAAGGCCCTCCCCATATGAAGAGTTTTGTCGTGCGTGTTGCAGTTGGGGAGTTTACTGGAGAGGGCGAAGGAAAGAGTAAAAAGATTGCCAAGAagctggcagcagcagcggtgCTGGGGGAGTTGAAGAGGCTACCCCATATACCCAGTGTGGAAAAGACGCTGCCACGCAtcaaaaagaaaaccaaatcCATTATCAAG CTGCAGACCAGCCCAGAATACGGCCAGGGGATGAATCCCATCAGCCGCCTGGCTCAGATCCAGCAGGCCAAGAAGGAGAAGGAACCGGAGTACAGCATGGTGACAGAACGAGGTTTACCTCGGCGCAGAGAGTTCGTCATGCAG GTGACAGTGTACGGCCAGACTGCAGAGGGAATGGGACCTAGTAAGAAGGTGGCCAAGAGGAACGCAGCAGAGAGAATGCTGGAGCTCTTGGGATATAAAGTGCCTCAACCTCAGCCCCCTAAACCGGCACTCAAAACTGATGAAAAG acCCCACTGAAAAAACCTGGTGATGGGCGCAAAGTGACCTTCTTTGAACCTGGCTCTGTAGAGGAGGTGGCATTGA gttCCAAGGAGGAGGACTTCCGCCTGCCTTACTTGAGCCACCAGCAGCTACCTGCAGGTATTCTGCCCATGGTCCCTGAGGTGGCTCAAGCAGTCGGGGTCTGCCAAGCATCCCAGGCCAAGGACTACAGTCGAACTGTACCCAACCCAGGCAAGGCCCCGATCACTGCCATGATTGCCAATGAGCTGCTATACGCAGGGACATCACCGACTGCTGAGACTATCCTAAAGAACAAAAATAATCTGAACCAACTGCCCCACGGACCCCTCACCAGGCCTTCAGAACAGCTGAGCTTTCTTGCATCGGtgcagaacctgcag GTGGAATACAAAGATTTCCCCAAAAACAATAAGAATGAGTTTGTGTCACTAATAAACTGCTCCTCCCACCCACCGCTCATCAGTCATGGGATTGGGAAAGATGTAGAATCCTGTCATGATATg GCTGCATTGAATATACTAAAGTTGCTCTCGGAGTTGGACCAGCAGTTAAGTGAAAGGACAGGGAATGGACCCATCTCCCG GTGTGGCAAGCAGGAAATCGACGGTGACTTGCACCTCAAACAGGCTAACTCAAGCACATTGACACAGACCCTGGATGGCACTGTTTAG
- the LOC144516261 gene encoding somatomedin-B and thrombospondin type-1 domain-containing protein — translation MAVRRSSFVTLVCLGVSLFLIGPCQSGCRETGLCCTGRDPSCISKGWRSDRSYGTCYCDQACVSTLDCCHDYETACPALSCVVSEWTEWSGCAEPCRATVRRRSRRILQELLNAGKPCPHLEEHAGCAEYWSQQGNCHNPLVPALIIAGGYGNARKKRDIPDSSDIIGYCVQFQLTSLTKGCQQNSGTHTQWMQHLREGHRVCVECQPPALAAGQTHCAGDGEENDEGRRQSLQWQAVGNPRCRGVWRRVGRLEACSCPIAHSFLFI, via the exons ATGGCAGTCAGGAGGAGCAGCTTTGTCACTTTGGTTTGTCTCGGTGTGTCTTTGTTCCTCATCGGTCCGTGTCAGTCTGGCTGTCGGGAAACAggtctgtgttgcaccggccgGGACCCGTCATGCATCAGCAAAGGATGGAGGTCTGACCGGTCCTATGGCACCTGCTACTGCGACCAAGCCTGTGTGTCCACCCTGGACTGCTGCCACGACTATGAGACAGCCTGCCCAG CGCTGTCCTGTGTAGTGAGCGAGTGGACAGAGTGGTCAGGCTGTGCCGAGCCCTGCAGGGCCACAGTCCGCAGGCGGAGCAGGAGGATCCTGCAGGAGCTGCTCAATGCAGGCAAACCCTGTCCTCATCTAGAGGAGCACGCCGGGTGTGCAGAGTACTGGTCTCAGCAAGGGAACTGCCACAACCCACTTG TCCCAGCACTGATTATTGCGGGTGGCTATGGCAACGCCAGGAAGAAAAGAGACATCCCTGACAGCAGCGACATTATAGG GTATTGTGTCCAGTTTCAGTTGACCTCTCTGACAAAAGGATGCCAGCAGAACTCAGGCACACACACCCAGTGGATGCAGCACCTGAGGGAGGGGCACCGTGTGTGTGTCGAGTGCCAGCCGCCTGCTCTTGCTGCTGGACAGACACACTGTGCTGGAGATGGAGAGGAAAACGACGAGGGCAG AAGGCAGTCTCTCCAGTGGCAGGCTGTGGGAAACCCTCGATGCCGGGGTGTGTGGAGGCGTGTTGGGAGGCTGGAGGCCTGCTCCTGCCCAATAGCCCACAGCTTCCTATTCATCTAA